Within Gloeocapsa sp. PCC 73106, the genomic segment TGCTGTACTAGAGACTTGAATGGGACGGCGATTACAGGTTGCCCCTAAATCAGTAGCACCACGAAATAACTCTCGACGAAAGGGATTGTAAACTACGCCAACCTTAGGAATTCCCTCTATTAGTAAACCGATGGAAACCGCCGCTACCGGATAACCATGGGCATAATTAGTAGTACCATCAAGAGGATCAATCGCCCACAAATATTTTCGGTTATTTTTGTCGATTTGACCCGATTCTTCGGCTAAAATTGAGTGGTCTGGAAAATGACGTTGAATAATTTCGAGTATAGCAACTTCGGCTTGAGTATCTACTTCGGTTACTAAATCACCTATTCGTCCTTTTTGAATAACTTTGTGAAGTTTTCCCCAAGATTCTTCTATAATACCACCTGCTGATAGGGCAGCTTCTGTGGCTATGTCTAAAAAAATCGCTAAATCCTCTGACTGCATTATCTAAACCATTGAGATTAATCTATCACTAATCTTAGTACTAATTTAGACGATCGCTCAAGCCACTGAGTTCAATTATTCTTAACGGTGAACAATTTGCCAATCGCTATTGGTTTCTGTAGTAAAAGATACAATTGCACGACGACTTAATTCACCATCGTATAACCATACCCCATTATTACCATTAGCTAAATTACGCCAAACAATATCAGCGAATCCATCCCCATTATAATCACCTGTCCCACGAATATTCCATTCGGCGTTGAGTTCTGCTTCAATGGTAACGATTTCCGTCACTTCTTGTCCTTGTTCTCCACCCATGAGCCAAATACCATTTTGTCCGGAGGTACGGTTACGCCAGAGAATATCAGGAACATCGTCCTCGTTCATATCATCTACCGCTACCAGTTGCCAATCCAGATTGTCCTCAGTTGGTATAGATACTTTAGCGATAGTACCGAGATCTTCATTTAAATACCAAAGCCCGTTAGCTCCTGTGGCGGAGTTACGCCAGTAAAGATCCGGTACAGTATCACCGTTAGCATCACGAGTGCCACCGATGTACCACTCTGTGTTAGTTTCTCTCTCTAGATTACGAATCGCTCCACGGTTTGTGTTATTCATTAACCAAACACCCACATTACCGTTGCTAAAGTTACGCCAGAGGATATCTTCGGTTCCGTTCCTGTTAAAGTCGGCGGTTCCAGAAATAGCCCAGTTGAGATTATCTTCTGAGGCGATCGCAGTTGTAGAACTAGGACCAAAACTTCCCCCATCAGTAGCGTTATTCATATACCAGTAGCCATTTGAGCCGTTAGAGAAATTGCGCCACACTAGATCTGAGATATCGTCGTTGTTAAAATCGGCTTTAACGAGTCTTCCTTCTACTGGAGTCGGGTTGAGGATAGTATCGTCACGAACGCTCAGGTTTTGGATTCGCTCATCTTCAGCTTCCGGAGTATCCTCATCAGGAAAGGGTGCTTGTCCGTTTTCTCTGTTATAGAAAGCCCCTAAATACTCTGCTAAAGCATCTTGTTCAGCACCTGAATTTAACTCAGCTTGATCGAGACTATCAGGTTTTGGGAAAGCATCTAGTCTGACTTGGTTAGTAACTACCTCAGGATAACTGTCTCCACCGTTGGCTAGGAAGCTACTAGTTATTACCCCAAAAGTGCGATCAGGATCTCCTACTAACTCCCCATTTTCGACTATAGTTTCAATATTTTCACCCGCTTCATTGATAGAGGCTAAATTTTGAATCCGCTCTCCAGGAATTTCAGTGGTGCGAGGTTGAGCAGTAGGGTCATAGCTGAATTTGAAACCCCCAATTTGACCAAAGAGACCATTGATAGTGGGTATAGCTGATACCATGTGTTCAGCTAGTTCGTAGATTCCTGCTGCGGTAACGGTCCCTGCGACTAGATCACTGTCAAAACGTAAAGCATTAGAAATATCTAATTGAGAAACATCTCCTTCTTCTTTATCAACTGCTGGATTTGCTGGAGGTGGTAATTGAATTAACTCTCCGACTTCATCTTCAAGAATGGAGACTCCAATAGAATCACGAATTCCTCCACCATTTCTAAAAGAGATTTGAATTGTATCAATCCCTTCTAAAAAATCATCTCCATATTCATTGAGATATTGTTGACCGTAGTGAATTTGGGCGTCATTGGTTATATTCCCTAGGTTGGTTTCTTGAGTGCGCACATCTCCACGAATACCATTGAGGAAAAAATCAGTTTGACCGAAAATATTTCCATCCTGCTCATTGACAAAGTTAGCAAGACCCTCAACTATCGCTACTATTTCGGGGTCAGCTTTAGCTCTGACGGTCCTAAAATCGGTAACAGTGTCATCATAAAGGCGGTTTACTCCGGCTGTGTCAGTAGCATAAGCTTGACTATCAGCAGAATCGATGCTGGTGATTACTCCGTCCTCATCAAAGTTGGCTACCAATCGACTTATATAGCGATAATTTGCTGCGGTATTAATCACATAAATAGCATTATCGCCATTAGTAAGTCTTAGAGGGTAAGGCTGCAGTTGTTGGGGGGGGACTTGAGTTTCATCTTCTCGGATGGGGAAATCTGCATTGGCCATCAAACGATGAGAACCGCCACCAATTACGATATCTACAGGAACATTCTCATCGACCAACCTTTGAGCCAACATTTCCTCGATTTCAAACTGCTGTAAGTGTGTACCTAGAATAATTTTGTTTACACCCTGGGCTTCGAGAAGTTCCACTTCCTGTCTAACACCTTCAATTACAGCATCTACTTGTTCTTCAAAAGGGGTACTGGTGGTGATATTATCCCCACTGGTGATGTTGATGTTACCAATATTGGCGATCGCTGATAAGTGAGGAGTTACCACCCCAATCACACCAATACTTTCTCCATTGACATCCACTATGGTACTGCTGCTTAGACTATTGCCTCTTGGAGCTTCTGCGCCTTCAACAACCTCTACTCCTTCAGGTAAGACCGCTTCGCTGTAGTCTAAATTGGTAGCCAAATAGGGGAAAGAAGTCCCAGGATAACCATCTTCACCAATACCTACTCCACCATTAACACCGTTGACAATGTTAGGATTGGGGGCTACTAGATTTAAGAAACCAGTATCTGCGGAACTAAACTCATGATTTCCTACTGTTGCTGCGTCCCAACCTAGAGCATTTTGAATGAGAATATCAGCTACACCTGGTAAACCTGCCGGTTCTCCCGTTGAAGCATTATCGTAAATATCGCCACTTGCATTAAACAAAGGACTGGAAATATATATGTCTCCAGAAGTAAGCTTAATAGTATTGTCATAATCATCTTCCAACGCATTCATGACCGCAGAAAAGCCGATAATATCAACTAAAGCCGGAACACCAGCTTCTTGATCGGAGGCGTGCAGAAGTTGTAGAGTAAAGTCTTCATCCATGATTTTAATTCCTCTAGCTTTTATTGGTGGTAAAAGACCTGCTAATGTCTACATTGATTAGCTTAAATTTTGTCCCTATTTTGTGAGAAAGTCAAGAGCACCCTATTAGAATGACAGGTTGAAATTAATAGAATATGATCAACAATATAGAATTCTTACGGGCATGGATTAATAGATAGTCAGGAGATTCTACCATCTTCTAGATAGATAATCCTATCGGCTACGTCTAAAATGCGATCGTCGTGGGTAACGAGTAAAATGGTACAACCCCGTTCTTGAGCGAGTTGCTGCATCAAAACGACGACATCGTGACCCGATTTACTATCTAAAGATGCGGTGGGTTCATCGGCAAGAACGATTTTCGGTTGACTTACTAAAGCTCGAGCGATCGCTACTCTTTGTTTTTGTCCCCCAGAAAGATCGTGAGGGTAGTAATCTAAGTGATCGCCTAACCCTACGGTTTTAAGCATTAGTTCTGATTTTTCCCTTGCTGTTTCTGGAGATATTTCTGGTTGTAATTCCATAGACATCTGTACGTTTTGACGAGCGGTTAGGGAAGAGAGTAGATTATGAGCTTGAAAAATATAACCGATATTACGTCGAATCTTAACCAAATCTTGTTTACTAGTCCCTACTAACTCTTGGTCTAATACTTTTAAGCTACCAGATTGAGCGGAACGTAAAGCGCCAATTAGAGTTAAAAGAGTCGTTTTTCCCGAACCAGAGGGTCCTTTGAGAATTACCACTTCTCCCATTTGAAGGGTTAAGCTGATATTATATAAAATCTGTTTACGTAAATTACCTTCTCCGAAGAAATGGTCGAGATTATCAATAACAACAACTGGTTTATTTGAGTTTAATTTCATAACGGTTTAGAAGATATCAGCGGGATCAGCTGCTGCTAATTTGCGTACGGCGATTAACCCAGATAAACAACACATTATTACCGTGAGTATTAGCACAGTAACTGCTTTATTTAAAGTCATCATAATCGGTAAACTTGCTCCCGATGCGGCGCCGTAATAAAGAAGATTGCTAATTAAAAAGCCGGGGATAAATCCCAAGAAAGCCAAAATTAGAGCTTCTTGAAATACTAAACTGACAAAATATTGATCTTTATATCCCATAGCTTTTAGCGTCGCGTACTCAGGAAGATGGTCGGTAACGTCTGTATAGAGAATTTGGTAGACGATAACGATACCGACGATAAATCCAATTATGGTACCAAAATTAAAAATAAATCCGATCGCCGTGCTATTTTGCCAGTAAGTTTTTTCTAATGTGATAAATTCTTCTCTGGTGAGTACTATGACATCGGCGGGTAATTTTGCTCTTAAACTTCTGACTACTGTATCTATTTCAGCGCTTGGTTCTAGCACAATAATACCCAATTCAATCAACCCCTGTTCTCTTTTGGAAAAAATGCGCAGAAAATTCAAGTCACTAGTAATTAACCAGCCATCTGCTGCAAAAGAAGCCCCCATCGTAAATAATCCTCCTATCGTTACTTGGCGAGATTCTACCTCGGCGGTAACGGGTTTACCCTCAGCTAACAGTTGGGGAATCGGTCCAAATTCTGGACGAGACAGACTATCAAAGAGAACCACATCTTTTAGCTTAATCAGATCTAGATTCTCAGCTAATCCCGGAAGATTGAAAGCGTTCTGAGTGGGGTTAAAACCGAATACTCCTAGGTTGCGGGTTTGACGATTGACGGGATTTTTCCAAGCTGCGGCTTGAAAATATACTGGGATTACCTCATCGACTCCAGCAATCCCCAGAGATTGATACAAGCGTCGCCGGGAAAAGCTTTTAAAACCGATACTAGAGTCGGTTTGAGGACTAATTATAAAAACTTCCCCAGAAAAACTCTTTTGGAGAACGGTAGTGCTGTCGAAAAGCGCATCTTTAAAACCTAGTTGCATAAACATCAGGATATCAGCAAAAGCAATACCTGCTAATGCTACTACCAGGCGCATTCTTTCACGAGATAGCTGTAACCAGGCTAAAGGAATCTTCATTAGATATTCAAAGTAAAATTTTGACGAGTACTTGACTATAGGTTAGGTGTTCTACTTGAGCACTAGCTTCAGGTTCGAGTAATATTTTCACCTCTACGACGCGTTTATCTACGTCTGCTGCGGGATCATTACCAAGGACGTCGTTTTGACCAATTTGCCAACCCATTTCGGCGACGGTCCCCTTTAATTGGGAACTAAAAGCACCGCTTTCGCTGGTGACTAGTACTTCTTGTCCTATTTTGACTTGACTAATATCGCTTTCGTGAACTTCAGCTATGATCATCATCTGATTGGTTTGTCCCAATTCCATGACTCCATCGGTGTTGCTGATATTTTCTCCGGGATAGGAGTGAATTTTTAACACTCTACCCGTAAAAGGAGCGCGAACCTCGCTTAAAGCTAGTTCTTGTTGAGCGTGTTTGCTTTGGGCGATCGCTTTATCTAGCTTCGCTTTAGCTTCGTTTATTTCTACCTCTCTCACTTCGCTTATTTTGGCTAAGGTGGCTTCTGCTTCTTTGATTTGTAAAGTCAAACTTTCGATTTGTTTTTGTTCTGCAGCTTGGGCTTCTTTGATCGCTTGTTCCAATGTGGCGATGGTTTTGCTGAGATTGGCTTCTGCTTCTTGAACTAGTTCCTGGGAGGTTTCTAGGGTTAGACGTCGTTGATCTAGCTCTGAGGTGGAGATGGCGCCGCTTTCTGCTAGTACTTGGTAGCGTCCAAATTCCAAGTTAGCGTTATTATACTCTGCTTTGAGACGTTGTATATTGGCGCTTAGTCCTTGTTTTTCTCCGGCTAATTCTGCTTGCCAACGGGCTATTTCTGCTTGGTTACGG encodes:
- a CDS encoding HlyD family efflux transporter periplasmic adaptor subunit, with product MLRDEVEIFWRAYDPNKQDNWVKSHKKELLIASIIFGLLGSSLMLSNLPKLIAENSSESSANEEVIPEIKAVTALGRIEPKGEVAKIAATPNLGGSKIMTLLVQEGDQVEQNQVVALLDNHLLQKAALEVSIKEVELQKSQLAIVQAGAKEGEVKAQEALIGRLKAELNAEKSRNQAEIARWQAELAGEKQGLSANIQRLKAEYNNANLEFGRYQVLAESGAISTSELDQRRLTLETSQELVQEAEANLSKTIATLEQAIKEAQAAEQKQIESLTLQIKEAEATLAKISEVREVEINEAKAKLDKAIAQSKHAQQELALSEVRAPFTGRVLKIHSYPGENISNTDGVMELGQTNQMMIIAEVHESDISQVKIGQEVLVTSESGAFSSQLKGTVAEMGWQIGQNDVLGNDPAADVDKRVVEVKILLEPEASAQVEHLTYSQVLVKILL
- a CDS encoding 5'-nucleotidase C-terminal domain-containing protein; this translates as MDEDFTLQLLHASDQEAGVPALVDIIGFSAVMNALEDDYDNTIKLTSGDIYISSPLFNASGDIYDNASTGEPAGLPGVADILIQNALGWDAATVGNHEFSSADTGFLNLVAPNPNIVNGVNGGVGIGEDGYPGTSFPYLATNLDYSEAVLPEGVEVVEGAEAPRGNSLSSSTIVDVNGESIGVIGVVTPHLSAIANIGNINITSGDNITTSTPFEEQVDAVIEGVRQEVELLEAQGVNKIILGTHLQQFEIEEMLAQRLVDENVPVDIVIGGGSHRLMANADFPIREDETQVPPQQLQPYPLRLTNGDNAIYVINTAANYRYISRLVANFDEDGVITSIDSADSQAYATDTAGVNRLYDDTVTDFRTVRAKADPEIVAIVEGLANFVNEQDGNIFGQTDFFLNGIRGDVRTQETNLGNITNDAQIHYGQQYLNEYGDDFLEGIDTIQISFRNGGGIRDSIGVSILEDEVGELIQLPPPANPAVDKEEGDVSQLDISNALRFDSDLVAGTVTAAGIYELAEHMVSAIPTINGLFGQIGGFKFSYDPTAQPRTTEIPGERIQNLASINEAGENIETIVENGELVGDPDRTFGVITSSFLANGGDSYPEVVTNQVRLDAFPKPDSLDQAELNSGAEQDALAEYLGAFYNRENGQAPFPDEDTPEAEDERIQNLSVRDDTILNPTPVEGRLVKADFNNDDISDLVWRNFSNGSNGYWYMNNATDGGSFGPSSTTAIASEDNLNWAISGTADFNRNGTEDILWRNFSNGNVGVWLMNNTNRGAIRNLERETNTEWYIGGTRDANGDTVPDLYWRNSATGANGLWYLNEDLGTIAKVSIPTEDNLDWQLVAVDDMNEDDVPDILWRNRTSGQNGIWLMGGEQGQEVTEIVTIEAELNAEWNIRGTGDYNGDGFADIVWRNLANGNNGVWLYDGELSRRAIVSFTTETNSDWQIVHR
- the devC gene encoding ABC transporter permease DevC, translating into MKIPLAWLQLSRERMRLVVALAGIAFADILMFMQLGFKDALFDSTTVLQKSFSGEVFIISPQTDSSIGFKSFSRRRLYQSLGIAGVDEVIPVYFQAAAWKNPVNRQTRNLGVFGFNPTQNAFNLPGLAENLDLIKLKDVVLFDSLSRPEFGPIPQLLAEGKPVTAEVESRQVTIGGLFTMGASFAADGWLITSDLNFLRIFSKREQGLIELGIIVLEPSAEIDTVVRSLRAKLPADVIVLTREEFITLEKTYWQNSTAIGFIFNFGTIIGFIVGIVIVYQILYTDVTDHLPEYATLKAMGYKDQYFVSLVFQEALILAFLGFIPGFLISNLLYYGAASGASLPIMMTLNKAVTVLILTVIMCCLSGLIAVRKLAAADPADIF
- a CDS encoding inositol monophosphatase family protein — protein: MQSEDLAIFLDIATEAALSAGGIIEESWGKLHKVIQKGRIGDLVTEVDTQAEVAILEIIQRHFPDHSILAEESGQIDKNNRKYLWAIDPLDGTTNYAHGYPVAAVSIGLLIEGIPKVGVVYNPFRRELFRGATDLGATCNRRPIQVSSTATLAESLLVSGFAYDRRETSDNNYAEFCYLTHLTQGVRRSGSAALDLTDVACGRVDGYWERGIRPWDIAAGIVIVEEAGGKVSAYDQKPLSLESGRILATNGHVHPFLSQALIETPPLSQWES
- a CDS encoding DevA family ABC transporter ATP-binding protein; this translates as MKLNSNKPVVVIDNLDHFFGEGNLRKQILYNISLTLQMGEVVILKGPSGSGKTTLLTLIGALRSAQSGSLKVLDQELVGTSKQDLVKIRRNIGYIFQAHNLLSSLTARQNVQMSMELQPEISPETAREKSELMLKTVGLGDHLDYYPHDLSGGQKQRVAIARALVSQPKIVLADEPTASLDSKSGHDVVVLMQQLAQERGCTILLVTHDDRILDVADRIIYLEDGRIS